Within Halarsenatibacter silvermanii, the genomic segment GCTATCAAGCATATCTACATTCTTTATGAATAAAATGTTATCTTCTATCCTGTCGAGCTTCACCACAGAAAGTCCGATGGAATTAGGACGGCTGGGAGCTCTGATGGAAAAAACACCGTGTTTTTCGTCCTCCATAAAAGGCTTTGTCTGCAATGAGTATTCTCCCGCTTTATGGCAGTGATAAAGAATAATTAGGTGAGAAAAACCCTCCAGATCCTTTAGCCCCTTTTTGTATTTTTGACCTAGAATTATTTTGCCTTCTTCAG encodes:
- the tsaA gene encoding tRNA (N6-threonylcarbamoyladenosine(37)-N6)-methyltransferase TrmO, with translation MKEIKYEAIGEVRSSFKEPEGTPIQPTSSGTEEGKIILGQKYKKGLKDLEGFSHLIILYHCHKAGEYSLQTKPFMEDEKHGVFSIRAPSRPNSIGLSVVKLDRIEDNILFIKNVDMLDSTPVIDIKPYVPQFDDRENVKIGWLEDNIEKLSETEDDGRFSG